Proteins found in one Paenibacillus dendritiformis genomic segment:
- a CDS encoding response regulator transcription factor, with translation MATILVVDDDPHIREFVTVLLQKEGFRTTEASDGVEALRLMESDRADLVVLDIMMPNMDGWELCRELKALHDIPLLMLTAKGDTSQKVKGFNLGTDDYLVKPFEPMELVVRVRALLRRYQIAASQIVHIGRVVVNRQTFEITSGSEKFTLPLKEFELLFKLGGVPGRTCSREQLIEEIWGYDYEGNERTLDVHINRLRERFSASEHGFRIKTIRGLGYRLEVLE, from the coding sequence ATGGCAACCATTCTTGTCGTAGATGACGATCCTCATATTCGCGAATTTGTCACCGTATTATTGCAGAAGGAGGGCTTCCGGACGACGGAAGCCTCTGACGGCGTGGAGGCGCTCCGTCTTATGGAGTCGGACAGAGCCGATCTTGTCGTACTCGATATCATGATGCCGAATATGGATGGATGGGAACTATGCCGCGAGCTGAAGGCGCTGCATGATATTCCGCTGTTGATGCTGACTGCCAAGGGAGACACATCGCAGAAGGTGAAAGGCTTCAATCTGGGAACCGACGATTATTTGGTGAAGCCGTTCGAGCCGATGGAATTGGTCGTGCGGGTCAGGGCGCTGCTGAGAAGGTACCAGATTGCGGCATCGCAGATTGTTCATATCGGCCGGGTGGTGGTGAACCGCCAGACATTCGAGATCACCTCGGGAAGCGAGAAATTCACCTTACCGTTGAAGGAATTCGAGCTGCTCTTCAAGCTGGGCGGTGTTCCCGGCAGGACATGCTCCAGAGAGCAGCTAATTGAAGAAATATGGGGCTATGATTATGAGGGGAACGAGCGGACGCTGGACGTACACATTAACCGCCTGCGCGAGCGATTCTCCGCTAGCGAGCACGGCTTCCGGATCAAGACCATTCGCGGGCTTGGTTATCGGCTAGAGGTGCTCGAATGA
- a CDS encoding sensor histidine kinase: MKRFKTTKTWRKIKFIGSIVVILLFMYASWSIAYLINPILLRWFGWELTEYGAFLMTGTVGFLILWAIIGIFMPFARNKYLLFYHSIIDAVNRISKGDFDVTIKMNEDFEHEYGMLIDSINKMAGELGVMEKMRQEFISNVSHEIQSPLTSIRGFAHALQNDELSEKERQHYLQIIEMETTRLSKLSDNLLRLTSLESEHHPIKPQSYRLDQQLRNLVLASEPQWAAKALDVELNLDNVHITADEDMLSQVWVNLIHNAIKFTPERGFIHIGLTVREPYVEVRIEDSGIGIDKEHIPHLFERFFKADVSRNRMQGGSGLGLSIVQKIVQLHQGTIAVSSERGSGSVFCVKLPLHMSDRYQQVEKEAYANRWGNGE, encoded by the coding sequence TTGAAAAGGTTCAAGACAACGAAGACGTGGAGAAAGATTAAGTTCATAGGCAGCATTGTCGTCATCCTGTTGTTCATGTACGCGTCATGGTCGATTGCCTATCTCATCAATCCGATACTGCTAAGGTGGTTCGGATGGGAATTGACGGAATACGGGGCCTTTCTCATGACAGGGACGGTAGGTTTCCTGATTCTGTGGGCTATAATCGGGATCTTTATGCCTTTTGCGCGCAATAAGTATCTCCTCTTCTATCATTCCATCATCGACGCCGTCAACCGGATTTCCAAGGGAGATTTCGATGTGACGATCAAGATGAATGAAGATTTTGAACATGAATACGGCATGCTGATCGACAGCATCAACAAGATGGCTGGCGAGCTGGGGGTAATGGAGAAGATGCGCCAGGAATTTATTTCGAATGTGTCCCATGAGATTCAATCGCCGCTTACGTCGATTCGCGGATTTGCCCATGCCTTGCAAAATGACGAATTGAGCGAGAAGGAGCGTCAGCATTACTTGCAGATTATCGAGATGGAAACGACAAGACTGTCCAAGTTAAGCGACAATTTGCTGAGGCTGACGTCCTTGGAATCAGAGCATCATCCGATCAAGCCTCAATCGTATCGCCTGGATCAGCAATTGCGCAATCTCGTATTGGCGAGTGAACCGCAGTGGGCTGCCAAAGCATTGGATGTCGAGTTGAACCTGGATAACGTTCATATTACGGCAGATGAGGATATGCTGAGCCAGGTGTGGGTCAATCTGATTCATAATGCCATCAAGTTCACGCCGGAGAGGGGCTTCATTCACATCGGACTGACGGTGCGCGAGCCCTATGTTGAAGTGAGGATTGAAGATAGCGGCATTGGAATCGATAAGGAGCATATCCCGCATCTGTTCGAGCGATTCTTCAAGGCCGATGTGTCCCGCAACCGGATGCAAGGAGGCAGCGGCTTGGGGCTATCCATCGTGCAAAAGATTGTTCAGCTCCATCAAGGAACGATTGCCGTGAGCAGCGAGAGAGGAAGCGGGTCTGTCTTTTGCGTGAAGCTGCCGCTGCATATGTCGGACCGCTATCAACAGGTTGAAAAAGAAGCGTACGCTAACCGTTGGGGGAACGGCGAATAA
- a CDS encoding glycerophosphodiester phosphodiesterase, whose protein sequence is MFIFAHRGASGYAPENTMAAFRAAIDRGCAGIELDIQQTKDGRLVIIHDENVARTTSGQGYIADLTWEELRALDAGSWFHRDFTEERIPLLEEYLDLVQDQDLITNIEIKNIPFFYDGIEQKLLDAVKKRGLLDRIIVSSFDHQALDKIARLEPGVKLGMLMADRLYRPGQYIQSLPFPVYSVHPHFSFAGADFIAECHGAGCKVYAYTVDRPEWAAMLRQAGIDGIFSNVPDQLG, encoded by the coding sequence ATGTTCATATTTGCCCACCGGGGCGCATCGGGATATGCGCCGGAAAATACGATGGCCGCTTTTCGGGCGGCAATCGATCGCGGCTGTGCCGGCATCGAGCTCGATATTCAACAGACGAAGGACGGCCGGCTCGTCATTATCCATGATGAAAATGTCGCCCGCACGACGTCGGGCCAGGGCTATATCGCGGACCTGACTTGGGAGGAACTGCGCGCGCTTGACGCGGGAAGCTGGTTCCACAGGGACTTCACGGAGGAACGGATTCCGCTGCTTGAGGAATACCTCGATCTGGTGCAGGACCAGGATCTGATCACCAACATCGAGATTAAGAACATCCCGTTCTTCTATGACGGAATTGAACAAAAGCTTCTCGATGCCGTGAAGAAGCGCGGCCTGCTGGATCGGATTATCGTCTCTTCCTTCGACCATCAGGCGCTGGATAAGATAGCCCGCCTGGAGCCCGGCGTGAAGCTCGGCATGCTAATGGCCGATCGCCTCTACCGTCCGGGGCAATATATCCAGTCGCTGCCCTTCCCGGTCTACAGCGTCCATCCCCATTTTTCGTTCGCAGGCGCGGACTTCATCGCGGAATGCCATGGGGCAGGCTGCAAGGTGTACGCCTACACCGTCGATCGGCCGGAGTGGGCCGCCATGCTGCGGCAAGCCGGCATCGACGGCATCTTCTCCAACGTGCCGGATCAACTGGGATAA
- a CDS encoding ABC transporter substrate-binding protein, which translates to MKKAGVVMLLLAVLSLSAIGCTNSSGSEARTSDDGRIKVTFWHAMSGNAGELIAKMADDYNASQDKYFVDAIFQGSYEESLTKLKAVGGTSEAPTLMQVQEIGTKYMVNSGYIQPVQDLIDQDKFDLSQWEENILSYYQIDGKLYSLPFNTSNAILIYNKDKFKAAGLDPEAPPKTFGEVREMAKKLTDNAKNEKGFALLIYGWFIEQLLANQGADFVDNGNGRDSLATKSLLNSPASLGIFQWLDDMNKDGTLGNYGRQWDDIRAAFSAGKVAMYMDSTAGIAGVMQASPFEVGTGFLPTPDGKEANGVIVGGASLWLMNSVAEEEKEAAWDFMKYVTTPAVQAEWAAGTGYFPITKAAHEEPVLKEKYEQAPQFLTTVKQLQNTKIGSATRGALISVFPETRNEVATAIEKLYQGDAPQKAVDDLTAKIDKLIEEDNKVNAPK; encoded by the coding sequence GTGAAGAAAGCAGGCGTGGTTATGCTGCTGCTGGCGGTGCTGTCGCTGTCCGCTATCGGCTGCACGAATTCGTCCGGCTCGGAGGCGAGAACATCGGATGACGGACGTATCAAGGTGACCTTCTGGCATGCCATGAGCGGCAATGCCGGGGAACTGATCGCCAAGATGGCGGACGACTACAATGCATCGCAGGACAAATACTTCGTCGATGCGATTTTCCAAGGCTCGTACGAGGAATCGTTGACGAAGCTCAAGGCGGTGGGCGGCACGTCCGAAGCGCCGACGCTGATGCAGGTGCAGGAGATCGGAACGAAGTATATGGTCAACAGCGGTTATATCCAGCCGGTTCAGGACCTGATTGACCAAGACAAATTCGACCTGTCCCAATGGGAGGAGAATATCCTCAGCTATTATCAAATCGACGGCAAGCTCTACTCGCTGCCGTTCAACACATCGAACGCCATCTTAATCTACAACAAGGACAAATTCAAAGCGGCCGGACTCGATCCGGAGGCGCCGCCGAAGACCTTCGGGGAAGTCCGGGAAATGGCCAAGAAGCTGACCGACAATGCGAAAAATGAAAAAGGGTTCGCGCTGCTTATCTACGGCTGGTTCATCGAGCAATTGCTGGCCAACCAAGGAGCCGACTTCGTGGATAACGGCAATGGGCGCGACAGTCTCGCAACCAAGTCGCTGCTCAATTCCCCGGCAAGCCTCGGCATCTTCCAATGGCTTGACGATATGAACAAGGACGGCACGCTCGGCAACTATGGGCGGCAATGGGATGACATCCGTGCGGCCTTCAGCGCCGGCAAGGTCGCCATGTATATGGACTCGACCGCGGGCATTGCGGGCGTGATGCAGGCTTCGCCCTTCGAGGTCGGCACGGGGTTCCTGCCGACGCCGGACGGCAAGGAGGCGAACGGCGTCATCGTAGGCGGCGCTTCGCTCTGGCTGATGAACAGCGTCGCCGAAGAAGAGAAGGAAGCGGCCTGGGACTTCATGAAATATGTAACGACCCCTGCCGTTCAGGCCGAATGGGCGGCGGGCACCGGATATTTCCCGATCACGAAAGCGGCGCATGAAGAACCGGTCTTGAAGGAGAAATACGAGCAGGCGCCGCAGTTCCTTACGACCGTGAAGCAGCTCCAGAATACGAAGATTGGTTCCGCTACCCGCGGAGCGCTGATCTCCGTCTTCCCGGAGACGCGCAACGAAGTCGCGACAGCGATCGAGAAGCTCTACCAGGGAGACGCTCCGCAGAAGGCCGTTGATGACTTGACCGCGAAAATCGACAAGCTCATCGAAGAGGACAACAAGGTGAACGCGCCGAAATAA
- a CDS encoding carbohydrate ABC transporter permease yields the protein MKMALYQKWVFYILLLAAAGLMFFPIVYALLASLMTTEEIMTGKLFPASFVFDNFTMALKSVPLLKFMVNSLIVSLTVMIGQIIVCSLAAYAIVFIPFKGRNFVFFLLISTMMIPWEATMIPNYLTIVGLNWVNTYQGLSMPFFALAFGVFLLRQHFLTLPQELHESAQLEGCGRLRYLVSFVVPLSLPMLSALGVYGFLTTWNMYLWPLLTTTNNSVRTVQIGLKMMQAQETNTNWPVVMAGVVIVLVPTLLFLFLSLKQLKRGLMSGALKG from the coding sequence ATGAAAATGGCGCTCTACCAGAAATGGGTGTTCTACATATTGCTGCTGGCGGCGGCTGGCCTCATGTTCTTCCCGATCGTCTATGCTCTCCTCGCCAGCCTGATGACGACCGAGGAGATTATGACCGGCAAGCTGTTCCCTGCCAGCTTCGTATTCGACAATTTCACGATGGCGCTCAAGAGCGTGCCGCTGCTCAAGTTCATGGTGAACAGCCTGATCGTCTCGCTCACCGTCATGATCGGCCAGATCATCGTATGCAGCCTGGCGGCCTACGCCATCGTGTTTATTCCGTTCAAAGGCCGCAACTTCGTGTTCTTCCTGTTGATTTCAACGATGATGATTCCGTGGGAAGCGACGATGATTCCGAACTATTTGACCATCGTCGGCCTGAACTGGGTCAATACATATCAAGGCTTGTCGATGCCGTTCTTCGCGCTGGCTTTCGGCGTGTTTCTGCTCCGCCAGCATTTTCTGACGCTGCCGCAGGAGCTGCATGAATCCGCTCAATTGGAAGGCTGCGGCCGGCTGCGCTATCTGGTGTCATTCGTCGTTCCGCTGTCCCTGCCGATGCTGAGCGCGCTCGGCGTCTACGGGTTTTTGACGACCTGGAACATGTATCTATGGCCGCTGCTGACGACGACCAACAATTCCGTCCGCACCGTGCAGATCGGCTTGAAGATGATGCAGGCCCAGGAGACGAACACGAATTGGCCTGTCGTCATGGCCGGCGTCGTCATCGTGCTCGTGCCAACCTTGCTTTTCTTGTTCCTCAGCCTCAAGCAGCTCAAGCGCGGCTTGATGTCCGGGGCATTAAAAGGATAG
- a CDS encoding carbohydrate ABC transporter permease, translating to MDPSATTLRKKDSPLRLLAAGLLYLSPMLIILSAFTFYPMLKTLYYSFFSTNARGVPVMFVGFDNYAGLFQSDSFLTSMTGTFLFVLYTVPLGVAFAFFLAVISSEKLRGIEFFRVIFSSTVGVSVAAGSMIFLFLFHPSIGFLNHVLDWIGLPPIHWLTDPKWALISIAATSIWMGVGFNYIILLGGLQSIPEDIYESARIDGAGYWSRLFRITLPMVSPTLFFVIIVTVIHSFQSFGQIDILTKGGPAESTNLIVYSIYQNAFIHYKFGIASAQAIILFLIVLLATLIQFKVGEKKVHYQ from the coding sequence ATGGATCCATCTGCCACAACCCTCCGCAAGAAAGATTCGCCGCTGCGCCTCCTGGCAGCGGGCCTGCTCTATTTAAGTCCGATGCTCATCATTTTATCGGCCTTTACGTTTTACCCTATGTTGAAAACGCTTTATTACAGCTTCTTCTCCACGAACGCGCGCGGCGTTCCGGTGATGTTCGTCGGCTTCGATAATTACGCCGGCCTGTTCCAGTCCGACAGCTTCCTGACAAGCATGACCGGCACGTTCTTGTTCGTGCTTTATACGGTGCCGCTTGGCGTTGCCTTCGCCTTCTTTCTGGCCGTCATCTCAAGTGAGAAGCTGCGGGGAATCGAGTTTTTCCGCGTTATTTTCTCTTCCACGGTCGGCGTATCGGTGGCCGCAGGCTCGATGATCTTTCTGTTCCTGTTCCATCCCAGCATCGGGTTCCTGAACCATGTGCTGGATTGGATAGGACTGCCTCCGATTCATTGGCTCACCGATCCGAAGTGGGCGCTGATCTCTATCGCGGCGACGAGCATCTGGATGGGTGTCGGCTTCAATTACATCATCCTGCTCGGCGGGCTGCAGAGCATACCCGAGGACATTTACGAGAGCGCCCGCATTGACGGGGCCGGCTATTGGTCCCGCTTGTTCCGCATTACGCTGCCGATGGTCTCGCCGACCCTGTTTTTTGTCATCATCGTGACTGTCATCCATTCCTTTCAATCGTTCGGCCAGATCGACATCCTGACCAAGGGCGGACCTGCAGAATCCACCAATCTCATTGTGTATTCCATTTATCAGAACGCCTTTATTCACTACAAATTCGGCATCGCGAGCGCGCAAGCGATTATTCTGTTCCTGATCGTCCTGCTGGCGACGCTGATTCAGTTCAAAGTCGGCGAAAAGAAGGTGCATTATCAATGA
- a CDS encoding glycerol-3-phosphate responsive antiterminator, with product MHFANQSILPAVRQMKDMEKLLVSPFEYIVLLDVHIAQLKPIFQMVRPHNKKLLLHVDLIQGLQNDSYAAEYLCQEFTPYGLLSTKASVIIRAKQKGVVAIQRIFLIDNSSFEKSGALLEKTNPDYIEVLPSPMLPYLKEWKTGRDIPLLAGGFIRTEDDVNRALQAGAVAVTTSSQTLWKQYAAAGARR from the coding sequence ATGCATTTCGCCAACCAGTCCATCCTGCCGGCCGTAAGGCAGATGAAGGATATGGAAAAGCTGCTGGTCAGTCCGTTCGAATACATTGTGCTGCTGGATGTCCATATCGCGCAGCTGAAGCCTATTTTTCAGATGGTTCGTCCGCATAACAAGAAGCTGCTGCTGCATGTGGATCTGATTCAGGGGCTGCAGAACGATAGCTACGCGGCGGAATATCTGTGTCAGGAATTTACTCCGTACGGGCTTTTGTCGACGAAGGCGAGCGTCATCATCCGCGCGAAGCAGAAGGGCGTCGTCGCCATTCAGCGCATTTTCCTGATCGACAACAGCTCCTTCGAGAAGAGCGGCGCTTTGCTGGAAAAGACGAATCCCGACTATATCGAGGTGCTGCCGAGCCCGATGCTGCCTTATCTGAAGGAGTGGAAGACCGGACGCGACATTCCGCTTCTCGCCGGCGGCTTCATCCGGACCGAGGATGATGTGAACAGGGCGCTCCAAGCCGGAGCCGTGGCGGTCACCACCTCCAGCCAGACGCTCTGGAAGCAGTACGCCGCCGCGGGAGCGCGTCGGTAG
- a CDS encoding YfhD family protein yields MTNYRDSRRKNHLNAFEEQPDIVIGKTNASAGKNEDVEFSIEQADADDLEALERARRADERAERP; encoded by the coding sequence ATGACCAATTACCGGGACAGCCGCCGGAAGAACCATCTCAACGCCTTCGAGGAGCAACCGGATATCGTCATCGGCAAGACCAATGCGTCTGCCGGCAAGAACGAAGACGTGGAATTCTCGATCGAGCAGGCGGACGCCGACGATCTGGAGGCGCTGGAGCGCGCCAGACGAGCGGATGAACGGGCGGAACGCCCATGA
- the prmA gene encoding 50S ribosomal protein L11 methyltransferase produces MRWHELTIHTREEAVEMISNFLHEAGAGGVSIEESGTLNKERDTTYGELYIAPLNDIPEGEAKIQGYFAEGTDLAAIEDEVAGRIQELRTYGIDPGEASLSWRSVHEDDWADAWKQYFKPARITSKLTIKPSWEPYTPTAEEQVIELDPGMAFGTGTHPTTSLCLQALESVIQGGEDIIDVGTGSGILAIGACKLGARHVLAIDLDPVAVKSARENVAMNGLHDDITVREGDLLYMLKASGTDEAPALGVTLPVQIVVANILAEVILLFVEDVFAALQPGGIYIASGIYKNKEEAVERELIRHGFLIDAKHREEDWVAFVATKPM; encoded by the coding sequence GTGCGCTGGCATGAATTAACGATACATACAAGAGAAGAAGCGGTTGAGATGATCTCGAACTTCCTGCATGAGGCGGGCGCGGGAGGCGTCTCGATCGAGGAATCCGGGACGCTGAACAAGGAGCGGGATACGACCTATGGCGAGCTGTATATCGCCCCGCTGAACGATATTCCCGAAGGCGAAGCGAAGATTCAAGGCTACTTCGCGGAAGGGACGGATCTGGCGGCGATCGAGGACGAGGTGGCCGGCCGCATTCAGGAGCTGCGGACGTACGGAATCGATCCGGGCGAGGCTTCCCTGTCCTGGCGCTCCGTTCATGAAGATGATTGGGCGGATGCCTGGAAGCAATATTTCAAGCCGGCGCGCATTACGAGCAAGCTGACGATCAAGCCGTCATGGGAGCCTTATACGCCGACGGCGGAGGAGCAGGTGATCGAGCTCGATCCCGGCATGGCCTTCGGCACCGGAACCCATCCGACGACGTCGCTCTGTCTCCAGGCGCTGGAGAGCGTCATTCAGGGCGGGGAAGACATCATCGATGTCGGAACCGGCTCCGGCATCCTGGCGATCGGGGCGTGCAAGCTCGGCGCCCGGCATGTGCTCGCCATCGACCTGGATCCGGTGGCGGTGAAGAGCGCCCGGGAGAATGTGGCGATGAACGGGCTCCATGACGACATTACGGTGCGGGAAGGGGATCTCCTCTACATGCTGAAGGCGAGCGGGACGGACGAAGCGCCGGCGCTTGGCGTAACGCTTCCTGTCCAGATCGTGGTCGCCAACATTTTGGCCGAGGTGATCCTGCTGTTCGTGGAGGATGTGTTCGCGGCATTGCAGCCGGGCGGAATATACATTGCCTCTGGCATTTACAAGAACAAGGAAGAAGCGGTAGAGCGGGAGCTGATTCGCCACGGCTTCCTCATCGATGCGAAGCATCGCGAGGAGGACTGGGTTGCTTTCGTCGCCACAAAACCAATGTAA
- a CDS encoding site-2 protease family protein, with product MDFFNNFFAVKLEMLPFLVSVLLIAFTVHEFAHAYFAWKFGDPTAKLLGRVSLNPAKHVDFLGMLFFVIAGFGWARPVPVNRDNFKHPRLMGIVVSAAGPISNLLLAFIGTIVIHLGLKFGFVQLGSPDRVHLAIYYFLNYFITYNVLLFLFNLIPLPPLDGYRIVEDLAPRSLRLRLQQFEQWSILIFFMLVLIPPLRNMTLTPLFNLIEPIVFNFSRTAAYLVGM from the coding sequence ATGGATTTTTTCAATAACTTTTTCGCCGTCAAGCTGGAGATGCTGCCGTTTCTCGTGTCGGTGCTGCTAATCGCCTTTACGGTCCATGAATTCGCGCATGCCTATTTTGCCTGGAAATTCGGGGATCCGACAGCGAAGCTGCTTGGCCGAGTCAGCCTGAATCCGGCGAAGCATGTCGACTTCCTCGGCATGCTGTTCTTCGTCATCGCCGGCTTTGGCTGGGCGAGGCCGGTGCCGGTGAACCGGGATAACTTCAAGCATCCGCGGCTGATGGGAATCGTCGTGTCCGCCGCCGGACCAATCAGCAATCTGCTGCTGGCTTTTATCGGGACCATCGTGATTCATCTTGGCCTCAAGTTCGGCTTCGTGCAGTTGGGATCTCCGGATCGCGTCCATTTGGCCATCTATTACTTTTTGAATTATTTCATCACTTATAACGTGCTGCTGTTCCTGTTCAACCTTATCCCGCTGCCGCCGCTGGACGGGTACCGCATTGTCGAGGATCTGGCGCCGCGCAGCCTGCGCCTGCGATTGCAGCAGTTCGAGCAATGGTCGATTCTCATTTTCTTCATGCTTGTATTGATTCCGCCGCTGCGGAACATGACGCTTACGCCGCTCTTCAATTTGATCGAGCCGATCGTCTTTAACTTTTCGCGGACCGCCGCTTATCTGGTCGGCATGTAG
- a CDS encoding 16S rRNA (uracil(1498)-N(3))-methyltransferase codes for MQKYFVSPEAFGDQHIRITGADAHHIVNVMRAKQGFTFLVSDGAGREAVAVFESGDGETAIARLEELVAADREAAVEVTIAQSLPKGDKMELIIQKCTELGAAGFLPFLSERTVVQYDAKKEAKRLERWAKIAKEAAEQSHRNRVPDIAAPVAWAKLTGQFAAYDLVLICYEDEQGTRLRDVLEPFCEAQRSREAARILVVIGPEGGFSLREVEAATAAGAACVSLGRRILRTETAGMAACACIMYQFGEMGGS; via the coding sequence ATGCAAAAATACTTTGTCAGCCCCGAAGCGTTCGGGGATCAGCACATACGGATTACCGGCGCGGATGCCCATCATATTGTCAATGTGATGCGGGCCAAGCAGGGCTTCACTTTTCTGGTGAGCGACGGCGCCGGCCGCGAGGCCGTGGCCGTGTTCGAGAGCGGCGACGGCGAGACGGCGATCGCCCGGCTGGAGGAGCTGGTCGCTGCCGATCGCGAAGCCGCAGTCGAGGTGACCATCGCCCAGAGCCTGCCGAAGGGCGACAAGATGGAACTGATTATACAGAAATGCACGGAGCTGGGGGCGGCGGGATTCCTTCCGTTCCTGTCGGAACGCACAGTGGTGCAGTATGACGCGAAGAAGGAAGCGAAGCGGCTGGAGCGCTGGGCCAAGATTGCGAAGGAAGCGGCCGAGCAGTCGCACCGCAACCGCGTCCCTGATATTGCGGCGCCTGTCGCCTGGGCGAAGCTGACCGGCCAGTTCGCGGCCTATGATCTCGTGCTGATCTGCTATGAGGACGAGCAGGGTACGCGGCTCCGCGACGTGCTGGAGCCTTTCTGCGAAGCGCAGCGCAGCCGGGAGGCAGCCCGCATTCTGGTCGTGATCGGACCGGAAGGCGGGTTTTCGCTGCGTGAGGTGGAAGCGGCCACGGCGGCCGGGGCGGCCTGTGTCAGTCTCGGGCGCCGCATTTTGCGGACAGAGACGGCGGGTATGGCGGCCTGCGCCTGTATCATGTATCAATTCGGAGAAATGGGAGGAAGTTGA
- the mtaB gene encoding tRNA (N(6)-L-threonylcarbamoyladenosine(37)-C(2))-methylthiotransferase MtaB, with protein MPSVAFYTLGCKVNFYDTEAIWQLFKQEGYEQVDFEATADVYLINTCTVTNTGDKKSRQIIRRAVRRNPDAIIAVTGCYAQTSPAEILDIPGVDLVIGTQDRDKLMDYIAQLQAERQPINAVRNIMKTRAFEELDVPDFAERTRAFLKIQEGCNNFCTFCIIPWSRGLSRSRDPQSVLNQARQLVAAGYKEIVLTGIHTGGYGDDLENYDLTDLLWDLDRIDGLERVRISSIEASQIDDRMIDVLNRSSKMCRHLHIPLQAGNNEVLKRMRRKYTVEEFGDKIARIREAMPNVAITTDVIVGFPGETDEQFREGYEFMKRVGFSEMHVFPYSKRTGTPAARMEDQVDEEVKHARVHDLIDLSEQMQLAYAETFVGQVLDVIPERDYKGAPGSGQVMGYSDNYLQIVFDGDESLIGQLCRVKVTKAGVNECFGVLTRVLGEETGAQAANM; from the coding sequence ATGCCATCGGTAGCGTTTTATACGTTGGGCTGCAAGGTGAACTTCTACGATACGGAAGCCATTTGGCAGCTGTTCAAGCAAGAAGGTTATGAGCAAGTCGACTTTGAAGCGACGGCTGACGTCTATTTGATCAATACATGCACCGTTACAAATACCGGCGACAAGAAGAGCCGCCAGATTATCCGGCGGGCTGTCCGCCGCAATCCGGACGCCATCATTGCGGTGACCGGCTGCTACGCGCAGACCTCCCCGGCCGAGATTCTCGATATTCCGGGCGTCGATCTCGTCATCGGCACGCAGGATCGGGACAAGCTGATGGATTATATCGCCCAGCTTCAAGCCGAGCGCCAGCCGATCAACGCCGTGCGCAATATTATGAAGACGCGCGCGTTCGAGGAGCTGGACGTACCGGATTTCGCGGAGCGGACACGCGCATTTTTGAAGATTCAGGAAGGCTGCAACAATTTCTGCACCTTCTGCATCATTCCGTGGTCCCGTGGGCTGTCCCGCAGCCGCGACCCGCAAAGCGTCCTGAACCAGGCCCGTCAGCTTGTGGCGGCAGGCTATAAGGAGATTGTGTTGACCGGAATCCATACCGGAGGCTACGGCGACGATCTCGAGAACTATGATCTGACCGATCTGCTCTGGGATCTGGACCGCATCGACGGATTGGAACGGGTGCGCATCAGCTCGATCGAAGCGAGCCAGATCGATGATCGGATGATCGACGTGCTGAACCGTTCGTCGAAGATGTGCCGCCATCTCCATATTCCGCTGCAGGCCGGCAACAATGAAGTGCTGAAGCGCATGCGGCGCAAATATACGGTAGAGGAGTTCGGCGACAAGATCGCCCGCATCCGCGAGGCGATGCCGAATGTGGCGATTACGACGGATGTAATCGTCGGCTTCCCGGGCGAGACGGATGAACAATTCCGGGAAGGCTACGAATTCATGAAGCGGGTCGGATTCTCCGAGATGCACGTCTTCCCGTACTCCAAGCGTACCGGAACGCCAGCGGCGCGCATGGAGGATCAGGTGGACGAGGAAGTGAAGCATGCACGCGTTCACGATCTGATCGATCTGTCGGAGCAGATGCAGCTCGCCTACGCCGAGACGTTCGTCGGGCAAGTGCTTGACGTCATTCCGGAACGCGATTATAAAGGGGCTCCGGGAAGCGGCCAAGTGATGGGCTATTCCGACAACTACCTGCAGATCGTGTTCGACGGCGACGAGTCGCTGATCGGCCAGCTGTGCCGCGTCAAGGTGACAAAGGCCGGCGTGAACGAATGCTTCGGCGTGCTGACCCGGGTGCTCGGGGAAGAAACGGGCGCGCAGGCAGCCAATATGTAA